From Elusimicrobiota bacterium, a single genomic window includes:
- the aspS gene encoding aspartate--tRNA ligase, whose amino-acid sequence MLRTHTLGQIGPKMIGQRLIVAGWAHTIRDHGGVLFIDLRDRSGLLQLVFRDERLGQEAKSVGLEFVLQAEGTLQGRPSGTENPDLPTGSVELVVDRFKILNTSKPPPFPISSKTIEAGEETRLKYRYLDLRRPKMTRAMEARHEFCQAVRSVLNREKFWEIETPILTKSTPEGARDFLVPCRMMPGNFYALPQSPQIFKQMLMVSGMDRYYQIARCFRDEDLRADRQPEFTQIDLEMSFVDTPDVMDLVEGLVAESLDKAFGVKLKLPFERLGFEEVMSRYQTDKPDLRFRAYERRRLNEFFQGTQFKVFSSALNNGKVIAGLTIPQAASTVSRSELDRSVELAKALGAQGLIWMKIAQGAIESPVEKFLSAQEKERLLSITRPNDLLLICAEEPNMADRVLKELQKRLAGLLNHKPDTTFAFCWVQGFPLLEYLPENKRWQATHNPFTAPMDEDVPLLKEAPHKVRSKQYDLVMNGVELGSGSIRNHTRSLQEKLFSLMGYEAAEAQERFGWMLDALEHGAPPHGGIALGVDRLVALMLGEESIREVIAFPKTQRGTCPFSGAPSSVDAKQLKELGIKLAG is encoded by the coding sequence ATGCTCAGAACCCACACCCTAGGCCAGATTGGGCCAAAAATGATCGGGCAGCGCCTGATTGTGGCGGGTTGGGCTCATACCATCCGCGACCACGGCGGCGTGCTCTTCATCGATTTACGGGACCGCTCCGGACTTCTGCAATTAGTGTTCCGGGATGAGCGCCTTGGCCAGGAAGCTAAATCAGTGGGCCTTGAATTCGTGCTCCAGGCCGAAGGAACGCTGCAAGGCCGTCCTTCGGGCACGGAAAATCCCGATCTGCCCACGGGTTCGGTCGAATTGGTGGTCGATCGCTTTAAAATATTAAACACGTCAAAGCCCCCGCCTTTTCCTATTTCCTCCAAAACCATCGAGGCCGGGGAAGAGACAAGGCTGAAATACCGCTACCTTGATCTCCGCCGCCCAAAAATGACCCGGGCGATGGAAGCCCGGCATGAATTTTGCCAAGCCGTGCGCTCGGTTTTAAACCGGGAAAAATTCTGGGAAATCGAAACCCCGATTTTGACCAAATCAACGCCGGAAGGCGCCCGCGATTTTCTGGTTCCCTGCCGCATGATGCCGGGAAATTTCTACGCCTTGCCCCAGTCCCCCCAGATTTTCAAGCAAATGCTCATGGTCTCGGGCATGGATCGCTATTATCAAATCGCCCGCTGTTTCCGGGACGAGGATTTGCGCGCGGACCGTCAGCCGGAATTTACGCAAATCGACCTTGAGATGAGTTTCGTGGATACGCCTGATGTCATGGATTTGGTGGAAGGCCTGGTGGCGGAAAGCCTGGACAAAGCGTTCGGCGTCAAACTAAAGCTTCCCTTCGAACGCCTGGGCTTCGAAGAAGTGATGAGCCGCTACCAGACGGATAAACCGGACCTGCGCTTCAGGGCTTACGAGCGCCGTCGCTTGAACGAATTTTTTCAGGGCACTCAATTTAAAGTTTTCAGCTCGGCCCTCAACAACGGCAAAGTGATCGCGGGTTTGACCATTCCCCAAGCCGCTTCAACGGTGTCCCGCAGCGAGTTGGATCGAAGCGTGGAATTGGCCAAAGCGCTGGGAGCCCAAGGCCTGATTTGGATGAAAATCGCTCAAGGCGCCATCGAATCCCCGGTTGAAAAATTCCTTTCCGCTCAAGAAAAAGAGCGCTTGTTGTCCATCACCCGGCCCAATGATCTTCTGCTCATCTGTGCGGAAGAGCCCAATATGGCGGACCGGGTGTTGAAAGAACTTCAAAAACGACTGGCCGGATTGTTGAATCACAAGCCCGACACAACATTCGCCTTTTGCTGGGTCCAGGGTTTCCCGCTTTTGGAATACCTGCCTGAGAACAAACGCTGGCAAGCCACGCACAATCCCTTCACGGCGCCCATGGACGAAGACGTCCCTCTATTGAAGGAAGCCCCCCACAAAGTTCGCTCGAAGCAGTATGATTTGGTCATGAACGGCGTTGAGCTGGGTTCAGGCAGCATCCGCAATCACACCCGCAGCCTTCAGGAAAAACTTTTCTCGCTGATGGGTTATGAAGCGGCGGAGGCTCAGGAGCGCTTCGGCTGGATGCTGGATGCTTTGGAGCATGGGGCGCCGCCCCATGGCGGCATTGCCTTGGGCGTTGATCGATTGGTGGCGCTGATGCTCGGCGAAGAATCCATCCGCGAGGTCATCGCGTTCCCCAAAACGCAGCGGGGCACCTGCCCGTTCTCCGGGGCGCCCTCATCCGTGGACGCGAAACAATTAAAAGAATTGGGGATAAAACTTGCCGGTTAA
- the ybeY gene encoding rRNA maturation RNase YbeY has product MPVKKIHIENPNHAMALFGHDDTNLQILEQRFKVHAYVKRDRSSGDISLVLRGPKKKIEKAVEFLHDREGTAALPVNNRENHAAEEFETPVAEHPEAIIITNSGKPLIPKTKNQRVYIEAIGNHDIVISSGPAGTGKTFLAVAYALKCLRSKRVSRIVLTRPVVEAGEKLGFLPGDLYEKLYPYLKPLYDAFYVMLGPEKFKALQVTETIEIVPLAYMRGRTLEDAFIILDEAQNTTMNQLKMFLTRMGQGSKIVITGDVTQIDLENKRLSGLEASEQVLGGIPGITFIRLNETDVVRHPLVKDMIRAFRSRRLKFQIPEQSAFQSAARLTLTLHPGKASRTAINKEILVVFCGDREARRVKKLFWGRAKDADVISFSYDEPPLIEILINVEQAKRQTPWALEKEILFLYIHGLLHILGHEDNSQVKRSAMLKLGEKILNNILGDK; this is encoded by the coding sequence TTGCCGGTTAAAAAAATCCATATTGAAAATCCGAATCACGCCATGGCTCTGTTCGGCCATGACGACACGAATTTGCAAATCCTGGAGCAGCGCTTCAAAGTCCATGCCTATGTCAAACGGGACCGCTCCTCCGGAGATATTTCCCTGGTCTTGCGCGGACCCAAGAAAAAAATCGAAAAAGCCGTCGAGTTTCTCCATGATCGCGAAGGCACGGCTGCCCTTCCCGTCAACAACCGGGAAAATCATGCCGCCGAAGAATTTGAAACGCCCGTCGCCGAACACCCGGAAGCCATTATCATCACCAACTCCGGCAAACCCCTTATTCCCAAAACAAAAAATCAGCGCGTTTACATTGAAGCCATTGGAAATCACGATATCGTGATTTCCTCGGGGCCCGCAGGCACGGGCAAAACCTTTTTAGCGGTGGCCTATGCGTTGAAATGCTTGAGGAGCAAACGCGTTTCCCGCATTGTGCTGACGCGCCCGGTGGTTGAAGCCGGTGAAAAACTGGGTTTCCTGCCCGGCGACCTTTATGAGAAGCTTTACCCCTACTTAAAACCCCTGTACGATGCGTTCTACGTGATGCTTGGCCCGGAAAAATTCAAGGCGCTTCAGGTCACGGAAACCATTGAAATCGTCCCGTTGGCTTATATGCGCGGCCGGACTCTGGAAGACGCCTTTATCATCCTGGATGAGGCGCAAAACACGACCATGAATCAGCTGAAAATGTTTTTAACGCGCATGGGCCAGGGTTCAAAAATCGTGATCACCGGAGACGTCACTCAAATTGATCTTGAAAACAAGCGGCTCTCCGGCCTGGAGGCCTCGGAACAGGTTTTAGGCGGAATTCCCGGCATCACCTTTATCCGGCTTAATGAAACGGATGTCGTCCGTCACCCCCTGGTCAAAGACATGATCCGCGCCTTCCGCAGCCGCCGCCTTAAGTTTCAAATCCCAGAACAATCGGCTTTCCAATCAGCCGCGCGCCTCACCCTTACGCTTCATCCGGGCAAAGCTTCGCGGACGGCAATTAACAAGGAAATCTTGGTCGTTTTCTGCGGGGACCGCGAGGCCCGCCGGGTCAAGAAGCTTTTTTGGGGCCGGGCCAAAGACGCTGATGTCATCAGTTTTTCCTATGACGAGCCCCCGCTCATTGAAATCCTTATTAATGTGGAACAAGCCAAACGCCAAACGCCATGGGCCCTGGAGAAAGAAATCCTCTTCCTATATATACACGGCCTCCTTCATATCTTGGGCCACGAAGACAATTCTCAAGTTAAACGCTCGGCCATGCTCAAGCTGGGCGAAAAAATTCTCAATAACATCCTCGGGGATAAATAA
- a CDS encoding histidine--tRNA ligase has protein sequence MTKFQAVRGTRDILPPSVDEFVKLESTARTMARLWGFEEIRTPTFEEAGLFSRGVGENTDIVEKEMYVFTDRGGRQLALRPEGTACAVRAYLENNLSQKENSRRLFYIANMFRAERPQAGRYREFEQIGFEIFADPSPAADAELITLALAILNEYGLKNPALAINSIGCPNCRGPYRRALKEALDKIAGELCEDCQKRLDKNPLRCLDCKTCGPKAQAAAPAFALCAQCAAHESTVESLLRSNDVSFKKDRSIVRGLDYYTRTVFEISAAQLGAQNAVAGGGRYDGLVELLGGTPTPASGFALGVDRVIEAKTAGQAVDSARGRQAVFAVMVKPSSATLDYAFGIIHDLRKQGIAVFTPGYTDSMKSQMRQAGRSGAELALIVGDEECQNQRVVIKELGSGQQETVIRAQLSAHLKNRLNS, from the coding sequence GTGACTAAGTTTCAGGCCGTTCGCGGCACCAGGGATATTCTGCCTCCGTCGGTGGACGAGTTCGTTAAGCTCGAATCCACGGCCAGAACAATGGCCCGGCTCTGGGGCTTTGAGGAAATCCGCACGCCGACGTTCGAGGAAGCCGGTCTTTTTTCCCGGGGCGTCGGAGAAAACACGGATATCGTAGAAAAAGAAATGTACGTGTTCACGGACCGGGGTGGACGGCAATTGGCCCTGCGGCCCGAAGGTACGGCCTGCGCGGTGCGGGCCTACCTGGAAAATAATCTAAGCCAGAAAGAAAACAGCCGCCGGCTTTTTTACATCGCCAATATGTTCCGCGCCGAGCGCCCTCAAGCCGGCCGTTACCGGGAATTCGAGCAAATCGGATTTGAAATCTTCGCCGATCCTTCCCCGGCCGCGGATGCCGAGCTGATTACCTTGGCCCTGGCCATCCTTAATGAATATGGGTTAAAGAACCCCGCCCTGGCCATCAATTCCATCGGTTGCCCGAATTGCCGGGGGCCTTATCGCCGGGCGCTCAAAGAAGCCTTGGACAAAATAGCCGGGGAACTCTGCGAGGATTGTCAAAAACGCTTGGACAAAAATCCTTTAAGATGCCTGGACTGTAAAACCTGCGGCCCCAAAGCCCAAGCCGCGGCCCCAGCCTTCGCCCTTTGCGCGCAATGCGCGGCGCATGAATCAACCGTGGAATCCTTGCTGCGCTCAAACGATGTCTCCTTTAAAAAAGACCGCTCCATTGTCCGGGGCTTGGATTATTACACGCGCACGGTTTTTGAAATCTCGGCCGCGCAATTGGGAGCGCAAAACGCCGTGGCCGGAGGCGGCCGCTATGACGGGTTGGTCGAGTTGCTAGGCGGAACCCCGACCCCGGCTTCCGGGTTCGCTTTGGGCGTGGACCGCGTTATCGAAGCCAAAACAGCGGGCCAAGCCGTTGATTCAGCCCGCGGCCGTCAAGCAGTTTTTGCGGTGATGGTTAAACCCAGCTCCGCGACCCTCGATTACGCATTCGGCATTATCCACGATTTACGCAAGCAAGGCATTGCCGTGTTCACCCCCGGGTACACAGACAGCATGAAAAGCCAAATGCGCCAAGCCGGACGTTCCGGCGCCGAACTCGCCTTGATCGTCGGGGACGAAGAGTGTCAAAATCAACGCGTGGTCATTAAAGAGCTGGGCAGCGGGCAACAAGAAACCGTGATCCGCGCCCAATTAAGCGCGCATTTAAAAAATCGGCTTAATTCCTGA
- a CDS encoding PorV/PorQ family protein: MRALAVVTAFGIAALVPLEAKETAGTFAGTFLLVPTGVRSMGMGDTGVALAYGSNGSIYNPATVARSNYSDVAFSQQNLLTDSTLAFLGYAQPLDFRGFSELGGVSIFTTLRHVDHGKIEANYLKPDGSLDRTETLTAGRDIAWSFGYAEYFLKGGFGDGAFSEGIHSLGMTLTAINSELAGQYEANAVGVSLGYLGNFEKLSLGLSLANFGTGLKYIQDSDPLPLVARAGAAYPFQITEYIRLLFAYDLVHEERSFHQRGGAELNIGKLFALRGGWRLERESFRGGPTFGFGLDTGRFFADYAFGWYGDLEETHRMLVGFRFSHHPFHYH; this comes from the coding sequence ATGAGAGCGCTCGCTGTTGTGACCGCCTTCGGCATCGCCGCCCTTGTTCCTCTTGAGGCCAAGGAAACAGCCGGAACATTTGCCGGGACTTTTCTTTTGGTTCCGACCGGCGTGCGTTCCATGGGCATGGGGGATACGGGCGTGGCCTTGGCTTACGGCTCAAACGGCTCCATTTACAATCCGGCCACCGTGGCCCGCTCCAATTACTCGGACGTGGCTTTTTCACAGCAGAATCTATTGACCGATTCCACGCTCGCTTTTTTGGGCTATGCCCAGCCTTTGGATTTTCGCGGGTTCAGCGAATTAGGCGGCGTTTCGATTTTTACCACGTTGCGCCATGTGGATCACGGAAAAATAGAAGCCAATTATTTAAAGCCCGACGGCAGCCTTGACCGCACCGAAACCCTGACCGCAGGGCGCGATATTGCCTGGAGTTTCGGCTACGCGGAGTATTTTTTAAAGGGCGGCTTCGGCGACGGCGCTTTTTCGGAAGGCATCCACAGCTTGGGCATGACGCTCACCGCCATCAATTCCGAGCTGGCCGGCCAATATGAGGCCAATGCCGTGGGCGTCAGCCTCGGTTATTTGGGCAATTTTGAAAAATTAAGCCTGGGCCTGTCATTGGCAAATTTCGGCACCGGATTGAAATACATTCAAGACAGCGACCCGTTGCCGCTGGTGGCTCGAGCCGGAGCCGCGTATCCTTTTCAGATTACCGAGTACATCCGCTTGCTTTTTGCTTATGATTTGGTTCATGAAGAACGTTCCTTCCATCAGCGCGGCGGAGCGGAGTTGAATATCGGCAAATTATTCGCGCTTCGGGGCGGCTGGCGTCTTGAGCGGGAGTCATTCCGGGGCGGGCCCACCTTCGGTTTCGGCTTGGATACGGGCCGGTTCTTCGCGGATTACGCGTTCGGCTGGTACGGGGATCTCGAGGAGACGCATCGCATGCTGGTCGGATTCCGTTTCTCGCACCATCCTTTCCATTATCACTAG
- a CDS encoding fatty acid desaturase, translating into MNPGQREFNWVNIAFLTLSPIAAIIGAVLYIYHQGFHWVDLVLFVFMAMSTGVAITAGYHRYFAHRTYECRPGIQFLYHLFGAAALQNSVLYWASDHRYHHRYVDTEDDPYNIMKGIFWAHMGWIFYKTRPDRNFDSIPDLKEDRLVIWQNRYYLPIAITVSFVLPTLIGWAVGRPFGGFLWGGLLRVVLVHHGTFLINSAAHFIGAQPYSNKDTSRDNWWLAPFTFGEGYHNFHHAFQGDYRNGHAWYHWDPCKWWVWTISHVGLTWRLNRTPEWAILQAKMDMGYLKARSKIEQLPDDWRRRLTANMNAIRERFEAAKTQMIQSKNRYGEQFREARANALREGRQLQARWDQGVQEARISLKKAWQEHKRLVKEIRRLPLPTAI; encoded by the coding sequence ATGAATCCTGGACAAAGAGAATTCAACTGGGTTAATATCGCCTTTTTAACGCTCTCGCCGATCGCTGCCATCATCGGCGCCGTACTCTATATTTATCATCAAGGTTTTCATTGGGTCGATTTAGTCCTTTTCGTATTCATGGCCATGAGCACGGGCGTGGCCATTACCGCCGGGTACCACCGGTATTTCGCGCATCGCACCTATGAATGCCGCCCGGGCATTCAATTTCTTTATCATCTTTTCGGCGCCGCAGCCCTGCAAAATTCCGTTTTATATTGGGCCTCGGACCATCGCTACCACCACCGCTACGTGGACACCGAAGACGATCCCTATAACATCATGAAAGGAATTTTTTGGGCGCATATGGGCTGGATTTTCTATAAAACCCGCCCGGACAGAAATTTTGACAGTATCCCGGACTTAAAAGAAGACCGCCTGGTTATCTGGCAGAACCGCTATTACCTGCCCATTGCCATCACGGTCAGCTTTGTTTTGCCGACATTAATCGGCTGGGCCGTTGGCCGGCCCTTCGGCGGATTTCTCTGGGGCGGGCTGCTGCGCGTGGTGCTGGTGCATCACGGCACGTTTTTGATCAATTCAGCCGCTCATTTCATCGGCGCTCAGCCTTATTCAAATAAAGACACCTCGCGGGATAATTGGTGGCTCGCTCCTTTTACCTTCGGCGAGGGTTATCATAATTTTCACCATGCCTTTCAAGGAGATTACCGCAATGGGCATGCCTGGTATCATTGGGACCCTTGCAAATGGTGGGTTTGGACCATCAGCCATGTCGGCCTCACTTGGCGCCTGAATCGCACCCCGGAATGGGCCATCCTCCAAGCCAAAATGGACATGGGTTATTTAAAAGCCCGGTCCAAAATCGAACAATTGCCCGATGATTGGCGCCGGCGGCTGACGGCAAACATGAACGCCATTCGTGAACGATTTGAAGCCGCTAAAACCCAAATGATTCAAAGCAAAAATCGCTATGGCGAGCAATTCAGAGAAGCGCGCGCCAATGCGCTGAGGGAGGGCCGCCAGCTTCAAGCCCGATGGGATCAAGGCGTCCAAGAAGCCCGGATTTCCCTAAAGAAAGCCTGGCAGGAGCATAAAAGGCTGGTCAAAGAAATCCGCCGCCTGCCTTTGCCGACGGCGATTTAA
- a CDS encoding Crp/Fnr family transcriptional regulator gives MSMAHSEAVSLLKKISIFEGMGGADLKRLASIARVHQVPKGILIFEKRMAGNHLFVVMKGRIKIYSGLDQSNKKKTFAYLEPGDFFGEMSLLDKKGRSLSAQAMEETELLTISRKEFQRLLLEEPQFTLNVTKTLIERLRRANEEIEALTFRSLYGRVCRQILEMAKKYGKGGKSGGSIPMSVTHAELADLAGTAREMVTKVLSSLRRLRVIDYEDHRIRILSDNKLKELSQSEN, from the coding sequence ATGTCTATGGCCCACTCCGAAGCCGTTTCATTGTTGAAAAAAATTTCCATTTTTGAGGGCATGGGCGGCGCTGATTTAAAGCGCCTGGCTTCCATTGCGCGCGTGCATCAAGTGCCCAAAGGCATCCTGATTTTCGAGAAACGCATGGCCGGCAATCATCTGTTCGTGGTGATGAAAGGCCGGATTAAAATTTATTCAGGGCTCGATCAAAGCAACAAGAAAAAAACATTCGCTTACTTGGAACCAGGCGATTTTTTTGGGGAAATGAGTCTGTTGGATAAAAAAGGCCGGTCCTTATCCGCCCAAGCCATGGAAGAGACCGAACTGCTGACCATCTCACGCAAAGAATTTCAGCGCCTGCTTCTTGAAGAACCTCAATTCACCTTAAACGTCACTAAAACGCTGATCGAACGCCTGCGCCGGGCCAACGAGGAAATCGAGGCATTGACCTTTCGTTCGCTGTACGGCCGGGTCTGCCGCCAAATCCTGGAAATGGCCAAAAAATACGGCAAAGGCGGCAAATCAGGAGGCTCCATCCCCATGTCCGTAACGCACGCCGAGTTGGCTGACTTGGCGGGCACAGCCAGGGAAATGGTCACTAAAGTGCTTTCTTCGCTTAGACGCCTGCGCGTCATCGATTACGAGGACCACCGCATCAGAATCCTCTCGGACAACAAACTTAAAGAGTTGTCCCAATCCGAAAATTAA
- the queG gene encoding tRNA epoxyqueuosine(34) reductase QueG: protein MGKHHGEMNYLENPKRESIRNWYPEAQSVVLAALFYKGPAGSIQSAQQKNQGRIASYALYKDYHDVMIGRMKKALEEIREQAPQVDGKVFVDASPILERSYARLAGLGWIGKNTMLINKKHGSYFFLGGMAVNARLDPDPWDPLDHCGTCTRCLEACPTQCLTPHTLDASRCIAYLTIEKKTIPLEPDLAQKTGSWIFGCDICQQVCPFNRKQPQEKNRADGWEPKIPEFLDLKTILNWTQTDYRRHFAGLPVLRAKWRPFLRNAIIAAANTGNADFIRDLCPWMQGTDAELSALAHWAVARLETSVAKSEIAIDKGFKA from the coding sequence GTGGGTAAACATCACGGAGAAATGAATTACCTTGAAAATCCAAAACGAGAGTCCATCAGAAACTGGTACCCGGAGGCTCAAAGCGTGGTCCTGGCTGCTCTGTTCTACAAAGGACCGGCCGGGTCAATCCAGTCCGCGCAGCAAAAAAACCAAGGACGCATCGCCAGTTATGCTCTCTATAAAGACTACCATGATGTCATGATCGGACGCATGAAAAAAGCCCTTGAAGAGATTCGCGAGCAGGCGCCGCAAGTGGATGGGAAAGTTTTCGTGGACGCCAGCCCGATTCTTGAACGCTCGTATGCGCGTTTGGCCGGGTTGGGCTGGATCGGCAAAAACACCATGTTAATCAACAAAAAACACGGGTCTTACTTTTTTTTAGGGGGCATGGCCGTTAATGCCCGGCTTGACCCCGACCCCTGGGACCCTCTGGATCATTGCGGAACATGCACGCGCTGCCTGGAGGCTTGCCCGACCCAATGCCTGACGCCGCACACGCTCGACGCCTCCCGATGCATCGCTTACCTCACCATTGAGAAAAAAACCATCCCATTGGAACCTGATCTGGCCCAAAAAACCGGATCATGGATTTTCGGGTGCGATATTTGCCAGCAAGTTTGTCCCTTTAATCGGAAGCAACCTCAAGAAAAGAACCGTGCCGATGGATGGGAACCAAAAATTCCCGAATTTCTGGATTTAAAAACCATCCTCAACTGGACTCAAACGGATTATCGCCGGCACTTCGCCGGGCTTCCCGTTCTTCGGGCCAAATGGCGGCCATTTTTAAGAAACGCCATCATTGCCGCGGCCAATACCGGAAATGCTGATTTTATCCGGGACTTGTGTCCCTGGATGCAAGGAACGGACGCGGAATTATCCGCCCTGGCTCATTGGGCCGTTGCCCGCCTTGAGACGTCGGTTGCAAAATCGGAAATCGCGATAGATAAGGGCTTCAAAGCCTGA
- the wecB gene encoding UDP-N-acetylglucosamine 2-epimerase (non-hydrolyzing) gives MPKKILFVFGTRPEAIKLAPVIRAFEKEAAFRAVVCVTGQHRQMLDQVIFAFRLRVDHDLSIMTGNQTLADITTGALNGLADLYRKIRPDLVMVQGDTTTVMAGALAAFYLKIPVGHVEAGLRSFDLANPFPEEMNRIMADRVAALHFAPTRLAKRNLIKEGIGRKTITVTGNTVVDALAGIRNQTRDFSDASLRRLFGGRGMMGRASRLILLTAHRRENFGRPLEEICKAIAALARRYQDAVVVYPVHLNPNVQRTARRMLKGVSRVTLTAPLDYMDLIELLRRSYLVLTDSGGIQEEAPAFGKPVLILRRVTERPEAVAAGCARVIGEVTSQNILKAVRPLFEQPSAYRAMARVRNPFGDGRASWRIVQATRRFFGLSADVAEFVPGRS, from the coding sequence GTGCCTAAAAAAATTCTTTTTGTGTTCGGGACTCGCCCCGAAGCCATTAAGCTGGCTCCCGTGATCCGCGCGTTCGAAAAAGAAGCGGCGTTCCGCGCCGTGGTCTGCGTCACCGGACAGCACCGGCAAATGCTCGATCAAGTGATTTTTGCCTTCCGCCTGCGCGTTGATCATGATTTATCCATTATGACCGGGAATCAAACCTTGGCGGATATCACCACCGGCGCCTTAAACGGATTGGCCGATCTCTATCGCAAAATCCGCCCTGATTTGGTCATGGTTCAGGGTGATACGACCACGGTGATGGCCGGCGCGTTGGCGGCTTTTTATTTGAAAATTCCCGTGGGCCACGTGGAAGCCGGGCTGCGGTCCTTTGATTTGGCTAATCCTTTTCCCGAAGAAATGAACCGCATTATGGCGGATCGCGTCGCCGCCCTTCATTTCGCGCCCACACGCTTGGCCAAGCGCAATTTGATCAAGGAAGGGATCGGCCGCAAGACAATCACCGTCACTGGAAACACGGTGGTCGATGCCTTGGCCGGCATCCGTAATCAAACCCGCGACTTCTCTGATGCATCGCTGCGCCGGTTGTTCGGCGGTCGGGGCATGATGGGCCGCGCATCGCGCCTGATTTTATTGACCGCTCATCGCCGGGAGAATTTCGGCCGTCCTCTGGAGGAAATCTGTAAGGCGATTGCGGCTTTGGCGCGCCGGTATCAGGACGCCGTGGTCGTGTATCCGGTTCATCTCAATCCCAATGTTCAGCGGACGGCCCGCCGGATGCTTAAAGGCGTTTCGCGAGTCACGCTGACCGCGCCTCTCGATTACATGGATTTGATCGAGCTTTTGCGCCGGTCGTACCTTGTGCTGACGGATTCCGGCGGCATTCAGGAAGAGGCCCCGGCCTTCGGCAAGCCGGTGTTGATTTTGCGGCGCGTGACCGAGCGCCCTGAGGCCGTTGCCGCCGGATGCGCCCGGGTCATCGGCGAGGTCACCTCTCAAAATATCCTCAAGGCGGTCCGTCCGCTTTTTGAACAACCGTCGGCCTATCGCGCGATGGCGCGCGTCCGCAATCCTTTCGGCGACGGCCGGGCGTCTTGGCGCATTGTCCAGGCGACGCGCCGTTTTTTCGGCCTTTCGGCCGACGTCGCGGAGTTTGTCCCGGGCCGCTCATAA
- the tmk gene encoding dTMP kinase: MRRGFFLVFEGIDKCGKSTQARLLAGAFKRLGIPLILTREPGGTVLGEQIRRILLYFKGNVSPMAELLLYEASRAEHVASKVAPALRQGKLVICDRFTLATLAYQAAGRGLNLSLVDRLNHWAAFGIKPDLTVVLDLPVSVSLKRMGRKRDRMEQKAAFMKKVRRAYIELSRRRSDIFLVPADEPVDRLRETIEHLIKRHPKFRRFAKSRRLFQ; this comes from the coding sequence GTGCGCCGGGGTTTTTTTCTTGTTTTCGAAGGCATCGATAAATGCGGGAAATCAACGCAGGCCCGCTTGCTGGCCGGCGCTTTTAAACGCCTTGGCATCCCTCTGATTTTAACGCGAGAGCCCGGAGGGACCGTTCTCGGCGAGCAAATCAGGCGCATCCTTCTTTATTTTAAAGGGAACGTTTCCCCCATGGCCGAGCTTTTGCTTTATGAGGCCAGCCGGGCCGAACATGTTGCCTCCAAAGTGGCGCCGGCTTTGCGCCAAGGCAAATTGGTGATTTGCGACCGGTTTACGCTGGCGACTTTGGCTTATCAGGCGGCCGGGCGAGGCTTGAACCTGTCCTTGGTCGACCGTTTAAATCATTGGGCTGCTTTCGGCATTAAGCCGGATTTGACCGTTGTGCTCGACCTGCCCGTTTCCGTGTCCTTGAAACGCATGGGCCGCAAGCGCGATCGCATGGAACAGAAAGCCGCTTTTATGAAGAAAGTCCGGCGCGCGTATATTGAATTAAGCCGCCGGCGGTCCGATATTTTTTTGGTGCCCGCCGACGAGCCGGTCGACCGGCTTCGTGAAACCATCGAGCATTTGATCAAGCGCCATCCGAAATTCCGGCGATTCGCAAAGAGCCGGAGGC